In Rutidosis leptorrhynchoides isolate AG116_Rl617_1_P2 chromosome 6, CSIRO_AGI_Rlap_v1, whole genome shotgun sequence, the DNA window agcaaatttacctttgcgtgagctgctacgatgattgcctcttttactctgacctctactatgacttctcccccgcgtttctgtgaccaagatatctgactgtgaagaggaaccttgtgactttcttctcatctcttcattcaaaatactacccttagccaattccatggtgatagtaccattcggtgcagagttggacaaagatgtcctaaaagtctcccaagagtccggtaatgtaccaagtaaccagagaccctgaatctcatcctcaaacttgatacccatacctgcaagctgatttataataccctgatatgcatttaggtgatctgtaataggagtcccatcatgatacttcaaagccatcatctgcttaattaagaacaacttgttattcccagtctttcgttcatataactgctcaagctttttccataaggctttagcatcagtctccccagtaatatgattcacaacattatcatcaacccactgccgaatatacccgcatacttgtctatgcaaaatttttcattgagcatcagatttttcctcaggtttatcctcagtaaaaacaggcaaataataatctttcacataaagaagatcctccattttacctttccaaacatgataatttgaaccatttaaactaatcattttacttgtattagcttccatctttcacacaagtcaaatcaaataacctagctctagataccaatttgatgggaaaatggtcacaacgggcaatttacaaaacggaaacaaacatccgtttgacaagcatttcccgacccatatgaacctgtgagaaaactaacaaataaggtataccacaatcaccacaaatcagccccaattctgtcccaaatcagcaaatacaaaataactgagcacacacaatacacacgagactttttacgtggaaaacctctcaaaatcgagagtaaaaaccacgggactcgtaagccacttaaattccactatcatcaacaaagagagcaatacaataatccttctctagatcaactagaagtatacaacatcatcatactcttgaacaacaataatcaacaagtatatgaagaaattaaagacaaaagatgaatgATTCACCCAATAAACTGCCCTCTGTTTCAGCAGCGAGAACACGAGCTACAGGcctctttagacgaattcaacggttgaaaaccttggcactgatgtcaggaagacacagcccaaatttgatgaagatccaacggttagatctccggggatcgtctctgTTATGACCTGCTGTTTTCAAAACCGGGAATGGAATATCTCACACTTTTTCTTGATCTCTCTGATCTCTCTTATGACCAAAAATAGCTGCACACTTGAAGTTTAAAATGCCCTAGAATGATTGACTAAGTCAACTAGCATCTTGGGcctattttgttgggcttgggccttTCTCATTAATTATTTGCGATGCATGCAAGTAACTACTACTAATTTGGTTATCACTTGAAGTTGTACGTGTATGGTATCTCTGACGATTTCTCTTTATAATAAATgaaatgaatatataatatataatctgTATGATGTGTAGTTGAAGTGTGAGAACTGTGGCGAGATAACTCAGAAGGAGACATGTGTGAGCCTAACTGATTTTCAGGCCACTGCCAATCTCATGCTAAAGGTTAATTATCCTCTGATCCTTTCTTCTATAAGAAGCATATGCAGTCATTGTGGTGTTTATAAGTATGACTGAGATCATTTGGTTATTATtagttaaataaataaatgaatacatgtgtgtgtgtttgtggtggTGTATCAGTGCAAGTTTTGTAAAAGGGAAGGAAGTGTTACTATGATCCCTGGCAAAGGCATTCGACTTACCCTTGAGATGAGTGAGAGAGGGATGTATGCGCCTTTGATGCTATTTGATTTCAAGGGTTATGTACCACTCGAACTTGCCTTTGATACTAGTTCTTATGTGTCTACTTTAACATATATAACTCCAGCTTAGGTAACATGAAACTCAATAATAAGCCAGGTAGCAACCTCAATGATTGTGATCGGGGATATTTAGAATCCATGTATGCATAACCCAGGTAACAGTTGTTGAAGCATCAACAATTTTTTATATTGGGCATTTATGTTTTTAGAAATAGCATCATTGTTATGGTAGCAATAAAAATTGTCTAATTTTAATAATATACACAATTAAACGTGTTTCTTTACATAAGCAAGCAAGTAATAATCTCTTGATATGCCAGCTTTTATTAACTCTCTTTTTCTCACCGAAACGAAATCTTCTACAACCTAATCCGCTGCTAGTCCTGCTACAACCCCAATCGAAATCGAAGCATTATCCGGCATTGAAAACTCTACAGTCTAGGGCCCCTAAAGACCCGAATTGCAAGCTGACTTCAACCTCATGTAAATCAATGACTTACTTCAAAACCACATTCGCATTTGCAGGTTGATCACTGGTAGTGTTAATCAAGAGAATTTAAGGCTGTAAATGTAATTTGTATTGATCAGTTTTAATATTGACTTGAATTGATACAATTGTATTATGTTTTATTACATTCTTGCAAGTGTTTTATACATACAAAGCTATAACAGTTAATTCCAAATAAGGAATGGTTCCAATAAACCTTTTGGAGCCTCCTTTTACAAAAGTGGAATTGTGGACAGATTAGTAACCGTTGCTTTGGACTTGTGATATATCTTTGAAAAGGGAAAGGATGAAAGTCTACTTTCTAATCCCAAAGGTCAAATTACCAAATATGGTAATTTGACTTGGAGTCTTCAATTGCAGtatttctaacactccccctcaagttgaatagtggagtTTTCAATGTTCAACTTGTCGAGAACATTGCTGAAGAGTCTTCCGTTAACAGATTTGGTGGGGATGTCGGCTAGCTGATCTTCTGATCTGATTGATGGAAGAGAAATGATCTCGGCATCTAACTTTTCTCTGATAAAATATCTATCCACTTCAACATGTTTTGTTCGATCATGTTGAACTGAATTTTCTGAGATTGCGATTGCTGCTTCATTATCGCAGAGGATCTGAATAGCTTCTTTTAGAGGGAATCCTATTTCTGTCAAGAGTTTTCGAATCCATAAAGCTTCCACCACTCCCTTTGCGATTCCTCTAAATTCTGATTCTGCACTTGATAAGGAAACGACCTTTTGTTTCTTACTCTTCCACGCAACTAAGTTTCCTCCAACTATTGTGAAGAAACCTGAAGTTGATCGTCTATCTCCTTTTTCTCCAGTCCAACTTGCATCCGTATAAACTTGTGCTTCAAGGTGCCCATTCTTTTTTAATACAACTCCATTGCCTGCTGTTTTCTTTAAGTATCTGATGATCCTCATTACAGCTTCCATGtggtgaacctgtggttgatgcataaactggctcacaactcccactgcatgtgctatatctggccgaatgtgagcaagatagatgagttttcccaccatcctttggttTTGCCCTTTGTCAACAAGATCAGCTTCGTCTTCTATATATAACTTTTGGTTTGGAATCATTAaagtatcagctggtttgcaatcaatcatacccgtttctgcaagaaaatcaagaacatacttcttttgacagataaatattccctgttgggatcttaatacctcaatccccaaaaaatacttaagtctgtccaaatctttcatttcaaattctttaaataagttcatttttaagttagaaatttcctctttatcatttcctgttattatcatatcatcaacataaatgattaagcatgtaattaaattttcttttcgtttaaaaaagagtgtatgatccgagttgctttgtttaaaatcatattttttcataaatagtgtaaatctcccaaaccaagcccgtgttgattgttttaacccatataaagcctttttaagtcgacaaacttccctgtTTTTAAAGTTGTCGGTGAATCCAggtggtgcttccatatagacttcctCTTTTAATTCGCCAtggagaaaagcattcttcacatcaaattggtgaagtggccactcctcatttgcagcgatagaaaagagaactctaatggtatcaatTTTCGCAACTGGTGAGAAGGTTTCGGAGTAATCGATCCCATATGTCTGAGTGTATCCTTTCGCAACCAgtcgagctttatatctttcaatagttccatctgGTTTATATTTTATCGTAAATACCCATCGACATTCCACTAGTTTCTTTACTTGAGGCATGTCACATTTTTCCCACGTGTTATTTTCATTCAAGGCTTTCATTTCAACTTCCATTACTTCTTTCCAGTTTTTTGATTTTAGAGCTTGTTCAACGGAAGTTGGAATATTTTCAGAGTAAATTGCGAAATTAAACTGATGAGCTTCTTTTGACAGATTTCCCTGTGCTATATTAGCCATAGGATATCTGGATCTTTGCGCTTCTTTTTCAGGTAAGTATCGTTTAGGTGGGACACCTCTATTGACTCTTTGAGGTAGGACATATCGTTGGGTGGTTTCATCGAAATTTGTGTTATTTTGTTCCTCATGGGTTTGATTTTCATTGTTCGAGGAGGTTTCAGCAGTCTCATAGTTTAGTTGGATAGTTTCCGTGGGTTCATGGTCTTGTGTTGGTTGTGTTGGCTCGGGATTTAGTGTTGGAGTTTGTATAGGTTCAGGGTTTTGTGTTGGCTCGGGCTCTCGTGTTTGAGGTGGTTCAGGGTTTTGTGTTTGAGGTATTTGATGTGGAACCCATGTCatccaactgagagtgtcattactttcattctccacctcactcgtgagttgggtaatATTGTAAAAATATTCAGTTTCGAAAAAATCACAGTTCATTGTGGTAAAAACATGACgccttttgtaacgacccgacaaaatcgtcattgacggcgccactaacttaggtcccgttacgtggtcgtagtccctatatgagactcgtttgaccaaaattatgtcgcattcatttgaaaagtacaagacttacaaagtttagtttaccaaatggatcgacaacaagtttaagtttacaaaagtataatgtataaatgaaataaacttgcgacataatataagttgaaagttacggttgctataaatagcgtaagtatgtaaacaatatgtttgaatccaaaggtgctatcactagcgtatgcatgtatgtatgcttgactccaagcaagaaatcagagtgtatgcatgtatgcttgaccccaaacaagtatgagtgtacgcggaagcatgtatcaaatagccatgtatgaacctgagaaacatatagaaactgtcaacgaaaaacgttggtgaaatcataggtgtttgtaataaacgttgtttttgaaccacaagatttagtattcccataacgttgattatcaaaatcgtttgcattccaaaagtattgttcgcgagcacccaattatcaagacttaacgtatccttccatagaaccccatcacaatagtgttagaacatacactgtttctcaaaaatatatttcatccgtagacggtagcgaaccgtccgaaatgagggtttgtcaaacccgtatggccatacaatataagttcttgcttacaccctgcaagtgtaactaatgataatcgaattgagaatttttgttctaactcgctgtagaatgtttgtttcatcgtacttgtgttcaaagtataaaagtaagtagtacaaaatgtaacaaagtatatgtttctcagcccacaatttaaaagtataaaaagttgttgaaaaggtgggactatgatctcacctcgagtgcacgagtataaatgtacttcacaaagtaaatgtgtgcatgaaagttgcttagccttgacctaaacaagtaagttgtatcaattaccggttacgacacaaggtcggtcgaaatgtgttcaattagtcctatggctcgttacgactcgattagtatagcatgtgaatcacgttgtcaagtttcatgcaagaatcacgtataaaagcatgttagaacgattgcataagagtttggttaagtttgactaaaagtcaaacttggtcaaagtcaaagtcaacggggtcggttcgggtatccgacaattttcctaagcttagaattcatatataaacatgtttgccaagtttcatgttaatcggagttacgagtaagcgggggtgaaaatgtgaaaatcaaaagaatttgggacaggcccaaatggcgcgccgcgcggattttggcgcgccgctccatataactgatcagcaagtctgacagttttcacactcaagcacgaatccaacttcaaatacccataaatcctaaaccgtaaacacccaaaacaagtatcttatatcgttggaaaggtattttgacaaggaatacaactaaacacatttcatgaatcaattccatcattaacaacaatgaaaacctcaataaatgatcgttaaatattaaaaatcgaagtttcaagttcataaaacgcatttcaagattcgggaatgcaattcacacatatgatatgccgttttgaaggtaatgaaacatacaatacaactaatcactaactaataacatttcatggcattcaaagcatcaaaatttccttttagagttcatcaaaccctaatcaagaatcacaaaaccaataatcatgtaaatgatgttttccaaatcaacctacacatcaaattgatgctaaagatgctagtaacacttttaaaagataaactttaacaatttaacaacattaactcattcaaaatcaaagattaagcacacccatttcaaatgttcaaactagttactcaaaacaacgaatcgagcaaacaaaacatatattcatgttatacacgagccatagacactaactaacaccatttcaagtcaaaaacacgaatttagagaaatctagagtttttagaaactttaccccaagctatgaaattggtaccaaatcgaagaggatgaagagaggatcacgaaaatgtaatttgttttgatgtttgcttctccaatcagatttagatgatgaatttgtgagttgggtgtttatggttcaaaaatggaagagagaaaggaggtagaaggagaagaggaaaatgaatggatgagatggggaggtggtgactagtcaccaaacatttggccaaatgccaagattagtccctcaagtttgttgtcgggtgcgggagttaaccaaacgaatatttcttaaaacgctcgagtaaacgagtgatgttataattaaataacgggaatattaagaacgttagtcatcggaaaatacgaatttaaataacgaaagatattataaaaaaacggtgttaaaattaaatttaacgaaaaaacgcgggatgttacattatccacacctcaaaagaaatttcgtcccgaaatttagttggaagtagtagttgttgtttcttcttcgaaaccttgcattgtaaactctacgaataagtgagggtactaccttgggcatttcaacgaactttgacggtcgggattttacgttgttttaaagttggtttcacgattcatagtttcatcaataggaataataagtttttgtttcgcgagacacgtctttaagtttagcgcatggaatgtaggatgaacggagactcaaacgagtcggaaaatctaaatggctagcaacgggtccaaaacgccccaagatttttaaaaggatcaaaatatcgcggatttagctttctacgtttcccgaaatgaattacacctcctcaaggtgcgactttttacgttacgcggttttccacatggaatttgaaaagtttacgtctaacagtggcatagctcctttggcgactacggtcgtctcgagcctttctgaggttaaagaagtttcttggttgttccatgaatgagctcgggttcggtggtttgattatcatttacttggttctacaaaaggagaatgacgtttccggtcacataagatttcaaaaggtgtgacgttaagacttgaatgataaccatcggcgtaagagaatttagtaaaggcaatgaattttctcaagaaattttgaagttgataacacgaattcgttttatggtttccaaggtttgaatcgtatgtttgtttggccctTCGAGATGCGTTGATGTGATGTACTCAtgcctaaacgtggtcccgaggctttttgtaaggcaccccgaaatttagaagtgaaatgagaatctcaatccgagacgaggtacatttccttaaggtatattcgaacaagttcgttaggacttgaaaacgtttgttggaacaagtttcttatcggtttctgaaaacgttcgttaggactattcaccctcgtggagaatactagtataatgtgaagagtctctctcttcaTTGAGAAATTAGATATAagttttccttaaacggaagtacaagtgtaatgcaagagaagtttccgcctcgatgtgagaatATCAAGCatatttgtagttcgtcgataaaaatgtgcgaaaacgagatagtatacgcgtgtaacgtatgtttgaagtcgaaagaatttgtcgctcattcggaagcataaatatggttcgacaataatcgaagatgtgtccctggtatggttgttatcaatattttcggagttttcggatgttcaaacaagaaaaatgaagtcatgtacatggcacatggtggtgattaggttgatcgagtccaatcaccatcgcgtgtcactagaactttggtatggcttactataatataaccacgttgatcgagtgtcattatattatgctaactcatacctccattcccacatcactccataaattCAAGTTCGGgtgatcgtgaagatttaaaatgaacaaagtgtaacgacatctctaacgtgactcgtattgaatcgaaagaattagtgcaactctaaagaagcgttccccgagggaagtgtatagatgattattcacgtcaatgcggttcaagtcaaacaataatgtcctttaggtacgaaaagagtaacgaattatgataacgagtagtacgcaaccgtagtgataagtagtgacgacgatactcacctagagtagtgatggtagtaacaagaagtggtagatagtaaggaacaccggtgtgacactgatagtaagttgaaacggtggcgaataacaatctgggagacagagttcccaaacaagtgtgactaatgaagtcgtcgtcatccttacgcgtatgaatcttgaatttacgtgtgttaccagaaagtgacagaatacggattcgtatgatgaaagtttggtaccattaaaaggttcacctaagaatgattcaagtataaatgcacaagtagtcaagtaagtgctatctatagcaaatgtatgtcaggatGCAAtgactaactatccggttgtagtctagattcactaatgcgtcctaacgactttgtcagacacactaatgcatatcctagttccctacaaccaacgctctgataccatctgtaacgac includes these proteins:
- the LOC139854910 gene encoding uncharacterized protein; protein product: MTWVPHQIPQTQNPEPPQTREPEPTQNPEPIQTPTLNPEPTQPTQDHEPTETIQLNYETAETSSNNENQTHEEQNNTNFDETTQRYVLPQRVNRGVPPKRYLPEKEAQRSRYPMANIAQGNLSKEAHQFNFAIYSENIPTSVEQALKSKNWKEVMEVEMKALNENNTWEKCDMPQVKKLVECRWVFTIKYKPDGTIERYKARLVAKGYTQTYGIDYSETFSPVAKIDTIRVHHMEAVMRIIRYLKKTAGNGVVLKKNGHLEAQVYTDASWTGEKGDRRSTSGFFTIVGGNLVAWKSKKQKVVSLSSAESEFRGIAKGVVEALWIRKLLTEIGFPLKEAIQILCDNEAAIAISENSVQHDRTKHVEVDRYFIREKLDAEIISLPSIRSEDQLADIPTKSVNGRLFSNVLDKLNIENSTIQLEGEC